In Spodoptera frugiperda isolate SF20-4 chromosome 12, AGI-APGP_CSIRO_Sfru_2.0, whole genome shotgun sequence, a single window of DNA contains:
- the LOC118262981 gene encoding uncharacterized protein LOC118262981: MTRASTSPPLRLLERFANSTPAPTTTTASTNVAPSVPKHSANNKRPTPIIIYPTVTPESIVVPIVSCIFGFPLLALTVICCLRRRAKMARERARRRNCELDRGELSVVKMSPVKTKPRPVSLIRSPRPPPTLELDTVLEERSDPEQTTLSQVEVTPDREVGTILFGAVGAMGTAAAAAMCNRDS, from the exons ATGACGCGAGCATCGACGTCGCCGCCGCTGCGACTGCTGGAGCGGTTCGCGAACAGCACACCGGCCcccaccaccaccaccgccaGCACCAATGTCGCCCCCTCCGTGCCCAAACACAGCGCCAACAACAAGAGGCCCACCCCCATCATTATTTATCCCACCG TGACACCGGAATCGATAGTAGTGCCGATTGTATCGTGTATATTCGGCTTTCCATTGTTAGCGCTCACCGTTATCTGCTGCTTGAGGAGAAGGGCCAAAATGGCAAG AGAGCGAGCGAGGCGACGAAATTGCGAGCTGGATCGGGGGGAACTGTCAGTGGTGAAGATGTCTCCGGTGAAGACGAAGCCGCGGCCTGTCAGCCTGATACGTTCACCAAGACCACCGCCTACTCTCGAACTTGACACCGTGCTTGAGGAACGATCTGACCCTGAACAAACAACACTCTCACAG GTGGAGGTGACGCCAGATCGAGAGGTGGGCACGATACTGTTTGGTGCCGTGGGTGCTATGGGTACGGCAGCGGCCGCGGCGATGTGCAACCGGGACAGCTAG